In Acropora muricata isolate sample 2 chromosome 11, ASM3666990v1, whole genome shotgun sequence, one DNA window encodes the following:
- the LOC136889631 gene encoding lysosomal phospholipase A and acyltransferase-like — MCEVMFKLIAFIAVVFSAEGFWIPDKPTPPALANEIKTPVIIVPGTGGSQLQAKINKPDVPHWYCTKKTEIYFTLWLKKTSLLPFAIDCWVDNMRLVYDEASNTVMNAPGVETRVPGFGNTDTIDHLDTDNIVAYFSPMTDTLVSWGYKRGVTVRAAPYDFRYGPESQSDYFAKLKKLIEETYLANDNKSITLMSHSLGCPYSLIFLNKQPNTWKDKYIFQWITLSGVWGGAAEQVSLFSSGNTLGVPHFLLNPLTVRGEQRTDTSNIFLLPSPELWSGQEILATTPDRNYTVNNYDQFFEDIGFPLGKKLRKLVGQPSYPLTAHAPNVTVHCLFGTGVDTAESFSFGKRAFPDAQPKVFYGDGDGTVNIRSLQACDKWKQRQLQPVTLKTFHSVNHNGVLSDKNVHDYIKPLLI, encoded by the exons ATGTGTGAAGTGATGTTCAAGTTGATAGCATTCATCGCTGTTGTATTTTCAGCAGAAGGATTTTGGATTCCAGATAAACCAACCCCACCAGCGCTAGCAAATGAAATCAAGACGCCAGTTATAATCG tcCCCGGCACAGGGGGAAGCCAACTACAGGCAAAAATTAACAAACCAGATGTTCCCCACTGGTATTGCACCAAAAAAACAGAGatttatttcactttatggCTCAAGAAAACCTCGCTGTTACCTTTTGCTATAGACTGCTGGGTGGATAACATGAG GTTGGTGTATGATGAAGCTTCAAACACAGTCATGAACGCGCCTGGCGTCGAAACAAGAGTTCCCGGATTTGGTAACACGGACACAATCGACCATTTGGACACAGACAATATCGTGGCCTATTTCTCTCCAATGACAGACACTCTGGTCTCCTGGGGGTACAAACGAGGTGTTACTGTCAGGGCAGCCCCATATGACTTTAGATATGGGCCCG AATCACAGTccgactattttgcaaaacTGAAGAAACTCATCGAGGAAACCTACTTAGCAAACGACAACAAGTCAATCACTTTGATGAGCCACAGCCTAGGATGCCCTTACAGTTTGATTTTCCTGAATAAACAACCCAACACTTGGAAAGACAAGTATATTTTTCAGTGGATTACTTTGTCAG GAGTCTGGGGCGGGGCAGCGGAGCAAGTCAGTCTGTTTTCCTCTGGGAACACACTTGGCGTCCCGCACTTCCTCTTAAATCCGCTGACCGTCAGAGGAGAGCAACGCACCGACACTAGCAACATATTCTTGCTTCCAAGCCCCGAATTGTGGTCAGGGCAGGAAATTTTAGCCACAACTCCAGATCGCAATTACACCGTGAACAACTATGACCAGTTCTTTGAAGACATCGGGTTTCCGTTGGGCAAAAAGCTCCGAAAACTTGTAGGGCAGCCTTCGTATCCGTTGACTGCGCATGCTCCCAATGTAACTGTCCATTGCTTGTTTGGCACTGGGGTTGATACAGCTGAGAGTTTTTCATTTGGCAAACGTGCATTCCCGGATGCTCAACCAAAAGTATTCTATGGGGATGGAGATGGTACGGTGAATATACGCAGTCTGCAGGCCTGCGACAAATGGAAACAGCGGCAACTGCAACCGGTTACACTGAAGACCTTTCACTCTGTGAATCACAATGGCGTCTTGAGCGACAAAAACGTGCATGACTACATCAAGCCCCTGTTAATTTGA
- the LOC136889630 gene encoding uncharacterized protein, with product MTVEELQEQYIQEAQKSSTLQKKLSETENKLTEMQESRIENLMESFQKALYRQQNTNPTQRINSPEEMKLFTNVHSPGLFQMMLDCISGNKNLKDKRKELQQQRVVSLLHIIAYFRSQKTSTLQKDSGLFAASCGMSLRGLSAGQIMGYSTTPRTVQQLKANLSKGHANYISQQLNSATQMSCFMVLMVDDFHNIHSLHTPANLVRTNIVHMASCLADIHPTIRAVPRPASSTIHNTVLVTLNGQQKICHGGINITSVQKSVQHALVHMKDQFLEQLPPNLKTMDPGRLQAALRELRVYSDPSTQDLETLETCMLIDEFQQDLKSMDNYKTALEHVLQKYPELEQYSKNFIVPLPADWPGWYYPKKLIATGWKPNLSIIPEQGPFHVCLNAYEDVVLNFKFFFEKLFSSVFGGILAEKPKPFRT from the exons ATGACAGTGGAGGAATTGCAAGAGCAATACATACAGGAGGCACAAAAAAGTTCCACTCTTCAAAAGAAATTGAGCGAGACGGAAAATAAACTCACAGAGATGCAAG AATCAAGAATTGAGAACCTCATGGAATCATTCCAAAAGGCCCTCTATAGACAACAGAATACCAATCCTACCCAGAGAATTAACAGCCCAGAGGAAATGAAGTTATTCACTAACGTACACAGCCCTGGTCTTTTCCAGATGATGTTGGACTGTatttcaggaaataaaaatttaaaagacaaaagaaaagagctaCAACAGCAACGAGTGGTCTCTTTACTTCACATAATTGCATATTTTAG GTCACAAAAGACATCTACACTACAAAAGGACAGTGGACTATTTGCAGCTTCCTGTGGAATGTCCCTGCGGGGTTTATCAGCTGGTCAGATTATGGGATACAGCACCACACCCAGGACAGTGCAGCAACTTAAAGCCAACTTAAGTAAAGGGCATGCAAATTACATATCACAGCAGCTAAACAGTGCAACCCAG ATGAGTTGCTTTATGGTCCTCATGGTTGACGATTTCCATAACATACATTCACTCCACACGCCAGCAAACCTTGTAAGAACAAATATTGTCCACATGGCATCCTGCTTAGCAGACATACACCCTACAATCAGAGCTGTACCCAGACCAGCCTCATCTACTATACACAACACAGTACTCGTTACTTTGAATGGCCAACAAAAGATCTGCCATGGTGGCATCAACATTACCTCTGTCCAAAAATCTGTTCAACATGCCCTAGTGCATATGAAAGATCAGTTTTTAGAGCAGCTACCACCTAACCTGAAGACTATGGATCCAGGAAGACTACAGGCAGCATTACGAGAACTTAG AGTGTACTCGGATCCATCAACCCAAGACCTGGAGACTTTAGAGACCTGTATGCTGATAGATGAATTTCAACAAGATCTAAAAAGTATGGACAACTATAAAACAGCTCTTGAACATGTGCTCCAAAAATATCCAGAACTTGAGCAATATAGCAAGAACTTCATTGTACCACTCCCTGCAGACTGGCCTGGATGGTATTATCCAAAAAAGCTAATAGCCACTGGATGGAAACCAAATCTCAGCATTATCCCAGAGCAAGGGCCCTTCCATGTGTGTCTAAATGCATATGAagatgttgttttaaatttcaaatttttttttgaaaaattattttcaagtgtCTTTGGCGGAATCTTGgcagaaaaaccaaaaccatttcGAACATAA
- the LOC136889632 gene encoding uncharacterized protein has product MGNTETSTSSHVDSYKGVNPGAEPEYLHEILTDDVSGYGCSSNSAQENVETVLSRVKVCKPEAVAVENRLRSEYFSKWDETCEVIEATEISVHNLKDLVSKLEHQYRGVNFNIRKKIQGIHWASSWSHKLFEFTFGDKIDSGEVYFGIMCLAKSSDGQTVDAVSSLYKLNFTLAREKVIETETFQLLGFIPLDSRTTVHYRTRNLGYFSKKQISNFCRMKAMEAFKSKGFIHHVPYVTSLSAVDK; this is encoded by the exons ATGGGAAACACAGAAACTTCAACTTCTTCTCACGTGGATAGCTACAAAG GAGTCAATCCAGGAGCAGAACCGGAGTATCTTCACGAGATATTAACGGACGATGTATCAGGATACGGGTGTAGTTCGAACAGCGCCCAGGAAAATGTAGAAACAGTCTTGTCCAGGGTAAAAGTCTGCAAACCAGAAGCAGTAGCTGTTGAGAACAGACTCAGAAGTGAGTACTTCTCCAAGTGGGACGAGACCTGTGAAGTCATAGAGGCAACCGAAATATCCGTTCACAATCTAAAAGATCTTGTTTCCAAACTGGAGCACCAATATCGCGGTGTCAACTTCAACATCAGAAAGAAAATTCAAGGAATACACTGGGCGTCATCTTGGTCCCACAAACTGTTCGAGTTTACATTTGGTGACAAGATTGATTCTGGAGAGGTGTATTTTGGAATAATGTGCCTCGCCAAAAGCTCTGACGGCCAAACAGTCGATGCAGTTAGCTCTCTTTATAAACTTAACTTCACTCTAGCCCGAGAAAAAGTTATTGAAACCGAGACTTTTCAGCTTTTAGGTTTTATACCGTTAGATAGCAGAACGACGGTTCATTACCGCACAAGGAATCTCGGATATTTTTCAAAGAAGCAGATCTCAAATTTTTGTCGTATGAAAGCCATGGAGGCTTTCAAAAGTAAAGGTTTCATTCATCACGTGCCGTATGTTACATCGCTTTCAGCTGTTGATAAATAG
- the LOC136889563 gene encoding cannabinoid receptor 2-like has protein sequence MSGINNAKFFIFRDFCPKKLTTEEVFAAVLCFYSTLGSLAVISCDRLLAVSNPWWYRSHVKRSLAIKQIILVWAIGAILSVIGAVLWRNYSPFLWFILLYLGAAFSFCYVLTIIACHIGILVASCRHRVSMHSYAGPMRTVLERERKVANTVGLVLLVLCFTLLPGVIAPNVMYLFVDIPKRDDNPLRAFYHIFFTLNGLVNPLVYYGRNEDIRRAVHSLMRYPRCCREVRQVGDVNNSQPRRNLFPLRRNNSVSADSH, from the coding sequence ATGTCTGGTATCAACAATgcaaagttttttatttttagagaCTTTTGCCCAAAGAAACTTACTACGGAAGAAGTCTTCGCAGCCGTCCTTTGTTTCTATTCAACTCTTGGTAGTTTAGCTGTGATAAGCTGTGACCGCCTTTTGGCAGTGAGCAACCCCTGGTGGTACCGAAGTCACGTGAAAAGGTCACTTGCAATCAAGCAAATAATTTTGGTGTGGGCGATTGGTGCAATTCTCTCTGTGATTGGCGCTGTATTATGGCGAAACTATTCCCCttttctatggtttatactTCTGTACCTCGGGGCTGCGTTTTCGTTTTGCTATGTCTTGACCATTATTGCTTGTCACATTGGTATACTGGTTGCAAGTTGCCGACACAGGGTTTCCATGCATTCATATGCAGGCCCCATGCGCACAGTTTTGGAGCGCGAGAGAAAAGTAGCTAACACAGTTGGTTTGGTTCTTCTTGTGTTGTGTTTTACTCTTCTGCCTGGTGTGATTGCTCCAAATGTGATGTACCTATTTGTTGACATCCCTAAAAGAGATGATAACCCTTTAAGGGCGTTTTACCACATCTTTTTCACCCTTAATGGCCTAGTGAATCCTCTGGTGTACTACGGCCGCAATGAAGATATTCGGCGAGCAGTGCACAGTTTAATGAGATACCCAAGGTGCTGTAGGGAAGTCCGTCAAGTTGGCGATGTAAATAACAGTCAACCACGCAGAAATCTGTTTCCCTTGAGAAGAAACAACAGTGTCTCTGCTGATTCACATTAA
- the LOC136889627 gene encoding solute carrier family 22 member 15-like encodes MDFDGALRQIGEFGWHQKKIFILLSLAAIPCSYQMLVLVFVAATPKWSCQEESKASLYQCKSMENCCSLRGSVCDRALFKTKFTSIATEWNLLCGEAYKNELAQSIYMLGLLIGAPVIGGMADKHGRRKVWFVSYFFSGGFAFLSGLSPSYTVFVALRFLVGIFVGGFGLVNFVLCTESIGPSYRGFAGTMLQMFFSFAIASLGILAYFIQDWRKLTIATSLPTIFGFFLLNQISESPRWLSSQRRYEEAESILQKMAFENGSSTTKTVSLRRTKASPKSGSSSESYGILDLFTNRHTCLVTLIMIISWFVNSHVYYGLSLNVKNLGGNVYVNFILSGLVEIPSYILSVFLLNWPGRRKSLFYFMLGAAASCYVCMKLQQQESLNPTLLVAAAMFGKFCIAASFAVVYVYAAELFPTVIRNVGMGVATVASRIGGILCPFVVLMGEQNKSLPMFIFTVMSLVAGLVGLKLPETKGRPMPETMEDLEQLQHENTKKVTV; translated from the exons ATGGACTTCGATGGTGCGCTCAGACAGATCGGAGAATTCGGTTGGCATCAGAAAAAGATATTTATTCTCCTCTCGCTAGCAGCAATACCATGCTCCTACCAAATGCTTGTACTCGTATTTGTTGCAGCTACGCCAAAGTGGTCCTGCCAGGAGGAGAGCAAAGCGAGCTTGTATCAATGCAAGTCAATGGAGAATTGTTGCTCTTTGCGCGGTTCTGTATGCGACAGAGCTTTATTTAAAACGAAATTCACTTCGATCGCAACCGAATGGAACCTCCTGTGCGGTGAGGCGTATAAGAATGAACTTGCTCAGTCGATATACATGTTGGGCTTATTGATTGGGGCGCCTGTTATCGGTGGCATGGCCGATAAACACGGTCGCAGAAAAGTCTGGTTCGTGAGCTATTTCTTCTCTGGTGGCTTTGCGTTTCTCTCTGGCCTTTCACCATCGTATACAGTGTTTGTAGCCCTTCGATTTCTCGTTGGGATATTTGTCGGTGGCTTTGGGCTTGTTAATTTTGTGCTTTGTACCGAATCGATCGGTCCATCTTACAGAG GTTTTGCAGGAACAATGCTGCAGATGTTCTTTTCGTTCGCTATTGCTTCTCTTGGCATTCTGGCCTACTTTATCCAGGACTGGCGAAAACTGACCATTGCCACATCACTGCCTAcaatttttggcttttttctaCTCAATCAGATTTCGGAATCTCCTAGATGGTTATCATCGCAAAGAAGATACGAAGAGGCTGAATCTATTCTGCAAAAGATGGCCTTTGAAAATGGTTCATCAACAACTAAAACTGTGTCGTTGCGACGGACAAAAGCTTCTCCAAAAAGTGGGTCGTCAAGTGAAAGTTATGGAATACTAGACTTGTTTACAAACAGACATACTTGTTTGGTTACACTAATCATGATCATTAGTTGGTTTGTAAACAGCCATGTGTACTATGGTTTGTCACTCAATGTCAAAAATCTTGGGGGCAATGTATATGTCAATTTCATTCTTTCAGGCTTGGTAGAAATCCCTTCCTATATTTTATCAGTCTTTCTCCTCAATTGGCCGGGTCGTCGGAAGTCCTTGTTTTACTTCATGTTGGGCGCAGCAGCATCATGCTATGTTTGCATGAAGTTGCAACAGCAAGAAAGCTTAAATCCCACTTTGCTAGTAGCAGCTGCCATGTTTGGGAAGTTTTGCATTGCTGCTTCATTTGCTGTTGTGTATGTTTATGCAGCCGAATTGTTCCCGACAGTGATTCGCAATGTTGGAATGGGAGTAGCAACAGTTGCATCTCGCATTGGTGGAATTTTATGCCCATTCGTGGTTTTGATGGGAGAGCAAAACAAGTCACTACCAATGTTTATATTCACTGTCATGTCCTTAGTAGCAGGATTAGTTGGCTTGAAGTTGCCTGAAACTAAAGGCCGCCCGATGCCTGAGACAATGGAGGATTTGGAACAATTGCAACATGAGAACACCAAAAAAGTAACAGTTTGA
- the LOC136889635 gene encoding uncharacterized protein has protein sequence MSERTPKEETAKDDSNQALDKVKKGLHTIKVCQYDATQVQREIAGELFDKWHEACEVMASKGIPIEKIHGFLDHLEDAYEGVDKEMRKKMNGIQWASEWSYKIVEFKYNAANDSSARYGMVVFVKSKDGEFVDCMYCLYKLDFKVAPAKVLIKKERSILWGLLKWETVEKKVQKRVLGPELLKRIENFFRYKALEGFYRQGLIDQINVVPSIEDVVD, from the exons ATGTCAGAG AGAACTCCTAAAGAAGAAACTGCGAAAGATGACAGTAACCAAGCTTTGGACAAAGTGAAGAAAGGCCTCCACACTATCAAAGTCTGCCAGTATGACGCGACTCAAGTGCAAAGGGAAATAGCGGGCGAACTATTTGACAAATGGCACGAGGCTTGTGAG GTGATGGCATCCAAAGGAATTCCCATTGAGAAAATCCACGGCTTCCTGGATCATCTTGAGGACGCTTATGAGGGCGTTGACAAAGAGATGAGAAAGAAAATGAACGGAATTCAGTGGGCAAGTGAATGGTCATATAAGATTGTGGAATTCAAGTACAACGCAGCAAACGATTCTAGTGCCAGGTACGGAATGGTAGTGTTTGTAAAATCCAAAGATGGAGAGTTTGTAGACTGCATGTACTGCCTCTACAAGCTGGATTTCAAAGTCGCTCCTGCGAAAGTCCTCATCAAAAAAGAGCGTTCAATCTTGTGGGGTCTTTTGAAATGGGAAACTGTGGAAAAGAAAGTTCAGAAAAGAGTGCTTGGTCCGGAGTTGCTGAAGCGTATTGAGAATTTCTTCCGCTACAAGGCCCTGGAAGGCTTTTACCGGCAAGGCCTCATCGACCAAATTAATGTGGTACCATCCATTGAAGATGTGGTGGATTAG